From a region of the Alnus glutinosa chromosome 1, dhAlnGlut1.1, whole genome shotgun sequence genome:
- the LOC133851146 gene encoding calmodulin-binding transcription activator 3-like isoform X2: MLDARLEHIVLVHYREVKEGYKSGISRVIADPGSQAGSPQSSSVPCSAQANSPAPSVQTSYGSSPNRVDRNGQKFSSGLDDVDSASDPQASSLSQPIFGFISRDTSLLEHKVSGFAELSSNPPDLWFAGPKYCQSSGLSNLAETNSLANTDGVHYQKYFVGHPTGADFISHKLTDARLDADSSVQDVLTYRDRLITDKDNQTLMATSGEAVQVPQERGFDLVHPQFHNCSDPHVEVTSTIRVEKKSKDTVVNNDEAGTLKKLDSFGRWMDKEIGGDCHESLMASDSGNYWNALDAENDEKEVSSLSRHMHLDTDLLGPSLSQEQLFTIRDFSPDWAYSGDTTEDATKDSRKVLIVGTFLVSKELSSKIKWGCMFGEVEVSAEVLNDTVIRCQTPPHAPGRVPFYVTCSDRLACSEVREFEYREKPSGVAFAMAVKSAPADEVHFQMRLVKLLYLGRVRKRFDCSMEDCDKCKLKSTISSLRSESGNDWGRVEETSMAFNSNHMNPRDGLIQILLKDRLCEWLICKIHEGGKGPHVLDDKGQGVIHLAAALGYEWAMRPIVAAGISPNFRDAHGRTGLHWASYFGREEAVIALLRLGASPGAVDDPTPVSPGGKTAADLASSRGHKGIAGYLAEADLISHLSSLTVNENIMDGVAATIAAEKGIETAAHVPSDLAAYENLSLKGSLAAVRKSAHAAALIQAAFRARSFNHRQHTKSSKDISEVSLDLVALGSLNKVKKLSHFEEYLHSAAIKIQQKYRGWKGRKEFLKIRNRIVKIQAHVRGHQVRKQYKKVIWSVSIVEKAILRWRRKRTGLRGFRVERAMGDVALETEKTDEYEFLRISRKQKFAGVEKALARVRSMVRYQEARDQYMRLATKFEKLKMGDERGSPMLQGEISQKSEREQDLPALSKK, from the exons ATGCTTGATGC GCGCTTAGAGCACATTGTTCTTGTACATTATAGAGAAGTAAAAGAG GGATACAAGTCAGGCATCTCCCGCGTGATAGCAGATCCAGGATCACAGGCTGGAAGCCCTCAAAGTAGTTCTGTACCATGCTCTGCGCAAGCAAACTCACCTGCCCCTTCAGTTCAGACATCTTATGGATCAAGTCCAAACAGAGTAGATAGAAATGGACAGAAGTTCTCATCAGGATTGGATGATGTGGATTCTGCTAGTGATCCACAAGCATCTTCTCTCAGTCAACctatttttggttttatatCGCGTGACACTTCTTTGCTGGAACATAAAGTTTCAG GATTTGCGGAGTTATCAAGCAATCCCCCAGATTTGTGGTTTGCTGGACCTAAATATTGCCAAAGTTCTGGGTTATCTAATTTGGCTGAAACTAACAGCTTGGCCAACACAGATGGTGTGCATTACCAGAAATATTTTGTTGGACATCCTACTGGAGCtgactttatatcacataagcTAACAGATGCTAGATTGGATGCTGATAGCTCAGTCCAAGATGTTTTAACTTATAGAGATAGATTAATCACTGACAAAGACAACCAGACATTAATGGCAACTTCTGGGGAAGCAGTTCAG GTGCCACAAGAGCGTGGTTTCGATTTAGTTCATCCCCAGTTTCACAATTGTTCAGATCCTCATGTGGAAGTAACTTCTACCATTCGTGTTGAAAAGAAATCTAAAGATACTGTTGTAAACAATGATGAAGCTGGAACGCTGAAGAAACTTGACAGCTTTGGTAGATGGATGGATAAAGAAATTGGTGGAGATTGCCATGAGTCCTTGATGGCTTCAGACTCTGGCAATTATTGGAATGCACTTGATGCTGAAAATGATGAGAAGGAAGTGTCCAGTTTATCACGTCATATGCACTTGGACACTGATTTGCTTGGCCCTTCTCTATCCCAAGAACAGCTATTTACTATCCGTGATTTTTCACCAGATTGGGCTTATTCTGGGGATACAACAGAGGATGCAACAAAGGATTCAAGAAAG gtcttaattgttGGTACATTTTTGGTAAGCAAGGAGCTATCTAGCAAGATTAAGTGGGGATGTATGTTTGGTGAAGTTGAGGTTTCTGCTGAAGTTCTGAATGATACAGTCATCAGATGCCAAACTCCTCCACATGCTCCTGGGCGTGTTCCATTCTATGTCACCTGCAGTGATAGGTTAGCCTGCAGTGAGGTGAGGGAGTTTGAATATCGAGAAAAGCCATCAGGAGTTGCATTTGCTATGGCTGTTAAAAGTGCACCAGCAGATGAAGTGCATTTTCAAATGCGCCTAGTGAAACTTTTATATCTAGGCCGGGTGAGGAAGAGGTTTGATTGCTCTATGGAGGATTGTGATAAATGTAAGCTTAAGAGTACCATATCTTCATTACGAAGTGAGAGTGGAAATGATTGGGGAAGGGTTGAAGAGACCTCTATGGCCTTCAATAGCAATCACATGAACCCTAGAGATGGACTGATTcaaattttgttgaaggatAGACTTTGTGAGTGGCTAATCTGTAAAATTCATGAAGGTGGTAAAGGACCACATGTTTTGGATGACAAAGGCCAAGGAGTTATACATTTGGCAGCTGCTCTTGGTTACGAGTGGGCCATGCGGCCCATAGTTGCTGCTGGTATTAGTCCCAATTTCAGAGATGCACATGGAAGAACTGGGCTTCACTGGGCGTCATATTTTGGGAG AGAGGAAGCAGTCATTGCACTTCTTAGATTGGGTGCTTCTCCAGGAGCTGTTGACGACCCAACACCAGTATCTCCAGGTGGAAAAACAGCTGCTGATCTAGCATCAAGCAGAGGACATAAAGGGATTGCTGGATATTTGGCAGAAGCAGATCTAATCAGTCACCTCTCTTCACTGACTGTCAATGAGAACATAATGGATGGTGTTGCTGCAACTATTGCAGCTGAAAAGGGTATTGAGACTGCAGCACATGTCCCATCAGATTTGGCAGCATATGAGAATCTTTCTCTGAAAGGATCTCTTGCTGCAGTTAGAAAATCAGCTCATGCAGCCGCTCTAATACAAGCTGCATTCCGGGCTCGTTCATTCAATCATAGACAACACACTAAGAGCAGCAAGGATATTTCTGAAGTTTCACTTGACCTAGTTGCACTTGGTTCTTTGAACAAGGTTAAAAAATTGAGCCATTTTGAGGAATATTTGCATTCTGCTGCCATAAAGATCCAACAGAAGTATCGCGGTTGGAAGGGAAGGAAAGAGTTTTTGAAAATACGCAACCGTATTGTGAAAATTCAG GCTCATGTGAGGGGACATCAAGTTCGGAAGCAGTATAAAAAGGTCATTTGGTCTGTTAGTATTGTGGAAAAGGCAATACTGCGCTGGAGGCGTAAACGAACTGGCTTGCGGGGATTCCGAGTGGAAAGAGCAATGGGGGATGTGGCACTAGAGACTGAGAAAACTGATGAGTATGAATTCTTGCGAATTAGCCGGAAACAGAAATTTGCTGGAGTTGAAAAAGCTCTAGCAAGAGTCAGGTCCATGGTTCGATATCAAGAAGCACGTGATCAGTATATGAGGCTAGCTACGAAGTTTGAGAAGCTAAAG ATGGGTGATGAAAGGGGCAGCCCAATGCTGCAAGGTGAAATTTCACAAAAGAGCGAAAGAGAGCAAGACTTGCCTgcattatcaaaaaaatag
- the LOC133851146 gene encoding calmodulin-binding transcription activator 2-like isoform X3, with product MDRSSHQDWMMWILLVIHKHLLSVNLFLVLYRVTLLCWNIKFQVAVLLSGFAELSSNPPDLWFAGPKYCQSSGLSNLAETNSLANTDGVHYQKYFVGHPTGADFISHKLTDARLDADSSVQDVLTYRDRLITDKDNQTLMATSGEAVQVPQERGFDLVHPQFHNCSDPHVEVTSTIRVEKKSKDTVVNNDEAGTLKKLDSFGRWMDKEIGGDCHESLMASDSGNYWNALDAENDEKEVSSLSRHMHLDTDLLGPSLSQEQLFTIRDFSPDWAYSGDTTEDATKDSRKVLIVGTFLVSKELSSKIKWGCMFGEVEVSAEVLNDTVIRCQTPPHAPGRVPFYVTCSDRLACSEVREFEYREKPSGVAFAMAVKSAPADEVHFQMRLVKLLYLGRVRKRFDCSMEDCDKCKLKSTISSLRSESGNDWGRVEETSMAFNSNHMNPRDGLIQILLKDRLCEWLICKIHEGGKGPHVLDDKGQGVIHLAAALGYEWAMRPIVAAGISPNFRDAHGRTGLHWASYFGREEAVIALLRLGASPGAVDDPTPVSPGGKTAADLASSRGHKGIAGYLAEADLISHLSSLTVNENIMDGVAATIAAEKGIETAAHVPSDLAAYENLSLKGSLAAVRKSAHAAALIQAAFRARSFNHRQHTKSSKDISEVSLDLVALGSLNKVKKLSHFEEYLHSAAIKIQQKYRGWKGRKEFLKIRNRIVKIQAHVRGHQVRKQYKKVIWSVSIVEKAILRWRRKRTGLRGFRVERAMGDVALETEKTDEYEFLRISRKQKFAGVEKALARVRSMVRYQEARDQYMRLATKFEKLKMGDERGSPMLQGEISQKSEREQDLPALSKK from the exons ATGGACAGAAGTTCTCATCAGGATTGGATGATGTGGATTCTGCTAGTGATCCACAAGCATCTTCTCTCAGTCAACctatttttggttttatatCGCGTGACACTTCTTTGCTGGAACATAAAGTTTCAG GTGGCTGTGCTGCTTTCAGGATTTGCGGAGTTATCAAGCAATCCCCCAGATTTGTGGTTTGCTGGACCTAAATATTGCCAAAGTTCTGGGTTATCTAATTTGGCTGAAACTAACAGCTTGGCCAACACAGATGGTGTGCATTACCAGAAATATTTTGTTGGACATCCTACTGGAGCtgactttatatcacataagcTAACAGATGCTAGATTGGATGCTGATAGCTCAGTCCAAGATGTTTTAACTTATAGAGATAGATTAATCACTGACAAAGACAACCAGACATTAATGGCAACTTCTGGGGAAGCAGTTCAG GTGCCACAAGAGCGTGGTTTCGATTTAGTTCATCCCCAGTTTCACAATTGTTCAGATCCTCATGTGGAAGTAACTTCTACCATTCGTGTTGAAAAGAAATCTAAAGATACTGTTGTAAACAATGATGAAGCTGGAACGCTGAAGAAACTTGACAGCTTTGGTAGATGGATGGATAAAGAAATTGGTGGAGATTGCCATGAGTCCTTGATGGCTTCAGACTCTGGCAATTATTGGAATGCACTTGATGCTGAAAATGATGAGAAGGAAGTGTCCAGTTTATCACGTCATATGCACTTGGACACTGATTTGCTTGGCCCTTCTCTATCCCAAGAACAGCTATTTACTATCCGTGATTTTTCACCAGATTGGGCTTATTCTGGGGATACAACAGAGGATGCAACAAAGGATTCAAGAAAG gtcttaattgttGGTACATTTTTGGTAAGCAAGGAGCTATCTAGCAAGATTAAGTGGGGATGTATGTTTGGTGAAGTTGAGGTTTCTGCTGAAGTTCTGAATGATACAGTCATCAGATGCCAAACTCCTCCACATGCTCCTGGGCGTGTTCCATTCTATGTCACCTGCAGTGATAGGTTAGCCTGCAGTGAGGTGAGGGAGTTTGAATATCGAGAAAAGCCATCAGGAGTTGCATTTGCTATGGCTGTTAAAAGTGCACCAGCAGATGAAGTGCATTTTCAAATGCGCCTAGTGAAACTTTTATATCTAGGCCGGGTGAGGAAGAGGTTTGATTGCTCTATGGAGGATTGTGATAAATGTAAGCTTAAGAGTACCATATCTTCATTACGAAGTGAGAGTGGAAATGATTGGGGAAGGGTTGAAGAGACCTCTATGGCCTTCAATAGCAATCACATGAACCCTAGAGATGGACTGATTcaaattttgttgaaggatAGACTTTGTGAGTGGCTAATCTGTAAAATTCATGAAGGTGGTAAAGGACCACATGTTTTGGATGACAAAGGCCAAGGAGTTATACATTTGGCAGCTGCTCTTGGTTACGAGTGGGCCATGCGGCCCATAGTTGCTGCTGGTATTAGTCCCAATTTCAGAGATGCACATGGAAGAACTGGGCTTCACTGGGCGTCATATTTTGGGAG AGAGGAAGCAGTCATTGCACTTCTTAGATTGGGTGCTTCTCCAGGAGCTGTTGACGACCCAACACCAGTATCTCCAGGTGGAAAAACAGCTGCTGATCTAGCATCAAGCAGAGGACATAAAGGGATTGCTGGATATTTGGCAGAAGCAGATCTAATCAGTCACCTCTCTTCACTGACTGTCAATGAGAACATAATGGATGGTGTTGCTGCAACTATTGCAGCTGAAAAGGGTATTGAGACTGCAGCACATGTCCCATCAGATTTGGCAGCATATGAGAATCTTTCTCTGAAAGGATCTCTTGCTGCAGTTAGAAAATCAGCTCATGCAGCCGCTCTAATACAAGCTGCATTCCGGGCTCGTTCATTCAATCATAGACAACACACTAAGAGCAGCAAGGATATTTCTGAAGTTTCACTTGACCTAGTTGCACTTGGTTCTTTGAACAAGGTTAAAAAATTGAGCCATTTTGAGGAATATTTGCATTCTGCTGCCATAAAGATCCAACAGAAGTATCGCGGTTGGAAGGGAAGGAAAGAGTTTTTGAAAATACGCAACCGTATTGTGAAAATTCAG GCTCATGTGAGGGGACATCAAGTTCGGAAGCAGTATAAAAAGGTCATTTGGTCTGTTAGTATTGTGGAAAAGGCAATACTGCGCTGGAGGCGTAAACGAACTGGCTTGCGGGGATTCCGAGTGGAAAGAGCAATGGGGGATGTGGCACTAGAGACTGAGAAAACTGATGAGTATGAATTCTTGCGAATTAGCCGGAAACAGAAATTTGCTGGAGTTGAAAAAGCTCTAGCAAGAGTCAGGTCCATGGTTCGATATCAAGAAGCACGTGATCAGTATATGAGGCTAGCTACGAAGTTTGAGAAGCTAAAG ATGGGTGATGAAAGGGGCAGCCCAATGCTGCAAGGTGAAATTTCACAAAAGAGCGAAAGAGAGCAAGACTTGCCTgcattatcaaaaaaatag
- the LOC133851146 gene encoding calmodulin-binding transcription activator 3-like isoform X1 encodes MAESGRYVLNQPFDIERIVLEAQHRWLRPSEICEILRNHHRFHLNPDPPVTPPAGSLFLFDRKVIRYFRKDGYRWRKKKDGKTVKEAHEKLKANSVDVLHCYYAHGEDNENFQRRSYWMLDARLEHIVLVHYREVKEGYKSGISRVIADPGSQAGSPQSSSVPCSAQANSPAPSVQTSYGSSPNRVDRNGQKFSSGLDDVDSASDPQASSLSQPIFGFISRDTSLLEHKVSGFAELSSNPPDLWFAGPKYCQSSGLSNLAETNSLANTDGVHYQKYFVGHPTGADFISHKLTDARLDADSSVQDVLTYRDRLITDKDNQTLMATSGEAVQVPQERGFDLVHPQFHNCSDPHVEVTSTIRVEKKSKDTVVNNDEAGTLKKLDSFGRWMDKEIGGDCHESLMASDSGNYWNALDAENDEKEVSSLSRHMHLDTDLLGPSLSQEQLFTIRDFSPDWAYSGDTTEDATKDSRKVLIVGTFLVSKELSSKIKWGCMFGEVEVSAEVLNDTVIRCQTPPHAPGRVPFYVTCSDRLACSEVREFEYREKPSGVAFAMAVKSAPADEVHFQMRLVKLLYLGRVRKRFDCSMEDCDKCKLKSTISSLRSESGNDWGRVEETSMAFNSNHMNPRDGLIQILLKDRLCEWLICKIHEGGKGPHVLDDKGQGVIHLAAALGYEWAMRPIVAAGISPNFRDAHGRTGLHWASYFGREEAVIALLRLGASPGAVDDPTPVSPGGKTAADLASSRGHKGIAGYLAEADLISHLSSLTVNENIMDGVAATIAAEKGIETAAHVPSDLAAYENLSLKGSLAAVRKSAHAAALIQAAFRARSFNHRQHTKSSKDISEVSLDLVALGSLNKVKKLSHFEEYLHSAAIKIQQKYRGWKGRKEFLKIRNRIVKIQAHVRGHQVRKQYKKVIWSVSIVEKAILRWRRKRTGLRGFRVERAMGDVALETEKTDEYEFLRISRKQKFAGVEKALARVRSMVRYQEARDQYMRLATKFEKLKMGDERGSPMLQGEISQKSEREQDLPALSKK; translated from the exons ATGGCTGAAAGTGGAAGATACGTTCTTAATCAACCATTTG ACATTGAAAGGATAGTGCTTGAAGCGCAACACCGTTGGCTTCGGCCGAGCGAAATTTGTGAAATACTTCGCAACCATCATAGGTTTCACTTAAATCCAGATCCACCTGTTACGCCTCCAG ctGGTTCTTTGTTCCTGTTTGATCGAAAAGTTATTCGGTATTTTCGTAAAGATGGTTACCggtggaggaagaagaaagatgggaaaACTGTCAAAGAAGCTCATGAAAAGTTGAAG GCTAACAGTGTGGATGTTCTCCATTGTTACTATGCCCATGGGGAGGACAATGAGAACTTTCAGCGACGAAGTTATTGGATGCTTGATGC GCGCTTAGAGCACATTGTTCTTGTACATTATAGAGAAGTAAAAGAG GGATACAAGTCAGGCATCTCCCGCGTGATAGCAGATCCAGGATCACAGGCTGGAAGCCCTCAAAGTAGTTCTGTACCATGCTCTGCGCAAGCAAACTCACCTGCCCCTTCAGTTCAGACATCTTATGGATCAAGTCCAAACAGAGTAGATAGAAATGGACAGAAGTTCTCATCAGGATTGGATGATGTGGATTCTGCTAGTGATCCACAAGCATCTTCTCTCAGTCAACctatttttggttttatatCGCGTGACACTTCTTTGCTGGAACATAAAGTTTCAG GATTTGCGGAGTTATCAAGCAATCCCCCAGATTTGTGGTTTGCTGGACCTAAATATTGCCAAAGTTCTGGGTTATCTAATTTGGCTGAAACTAACAGCTTGGCCAACACAGATGGTGTGCATTACCAGAAATATTTTGTTGGACATCCTACTGGAGCtgactttatatcacataagcTAACAGATGCTAGATTGGATGCTGATAGCTCAGTCCAAGATGTTTTAACTTATAGAGATAGATTAATCACTGACAAAGACAACCAGACATTAATGGCAACTTCTGGGGAAGCAGTTCAG GTGCCACAAGAGCGTGGTTTCGATTTAGTTCATCCCCAGTTTCACAATTGTTCAGATCCTCATGTGGAAGTAACTTCTACCATTCGTGTTGAAAAGAAATCTAAAGATACTGTTGTAAACAATGATGAAGCTGGAACGCTGAAGAAACTTGACAGCTTTGGTAGATGGATGGATAAAGAAATTGGTGGAGATTGCCATGAGTCCTTGATGGCTTCAGACTCTGGCAATTATTGGAATGCACTTGATGCTGAAAATGATGAGAAGGAAGTGTCCAGTTTATCACGTCATATGCACTTGGACACTGATTTGCTTGGCCCTTCTCTATCCCAAGAACAGCTATTTACTATCCGTGATTTTTCACCAGATTGGGCTTATTCTGGGGATACAACAGAGGATGCAACAAAGGATTCAAGAAAG gtcttaattgttGGTACATTTTTGGTAAGCAAGGAGCTATCTAGCAAGATTAAGTGGGGATGTATGTTTGGTGAAGTTGAGGTTTCTGCTGAAGTTCTGAATGATACAGTCATCAGATGCCAAACTCCTCCACATGCTCCTGGGCGTGTTCCATTCTATGTCACCTGCAGTGATAGGTTAGCCTGCAGTGAGGTGAGGGAGTTTGAATATCGAGAAAAGCCATCAGGAGTTGCATTTGCTATGGCTGTTAAAAGTGCACCAGCAGATGAAGTGCATTTTCAAATGCGCCTAGTGAAACTTTTATATCTAGGCCGGGTGAGGAAGAGGTTTGATTGCTCTATGGAGGATTGTGATAAATGTAAGCTTAAGAGTACCATATCTTCATTACGAAGTGAGAGTGGAAATGATTGGGGAAGGGTTGAAGAGACCTCTATGGCCTTCAATAGCAATCACATGAACCCTAGAGATGGACTGATTcaaattttgttgaaggatAGACTTTGTGAGTGGCTAATCTGTAAAATTCATGAAGGTGGTAAAGGACCACATGTTTTGGATGACAAAGGCCAAGGAGTTATACATTTGGCAGCTGCTCTTGGTTACGAGTGGGCCATGCGGCCCATAGTTGCTGCTGGTATTAGTCCCAATTTCAGAGATGCACATGGAAGAACTGGGCTTCACTGGGCGTCATATTTTGGGAG AGAGGAAGCAGTCATTGCACTTCTTAGATTGGGTGCTTCTCCAGGAGCTGTTGACGACCCAACACCAGTATCTCCAGGTGGAAAAACAGCTGCTGATCTAGCATCAAGCAGAGGACATAAAGGGATTGCTGGATATTTGGCAGAAGCAGATCTAATCAGTCACCTCTCTTCACTGACTGTCAATGAGAACATAATGGATGGTGTTGCTGCAACTATTGCAGCTGAAAAGGGTATTGAGACTGCAGCACATGTCCCATCAGATTTGGCAGCATATGAGAATCTTTCTCTGAAAGGATCTCTTGCTGCAGTTAGAAAATCAGCTCATGCAGCCGCTCTAATACAAGCTGCATTCCGGGCTCGTTCATTCAATCATAGACAACACACTAAGAGCAGCAAGGATATTTCTGAAGTTTCACTTGACCTAGTTGCACTTGGTTCTTTGAACAAGGTTAAAAAATTGAGCCATTTTGAGGAATATTTGCATTCTGCTGCCATAAAGATCCAACAGAAGTATCGCGGTTGGAAGGGAAGGAAAGAGTTTTTGAAAATACGCAACCGTATTGTGAAAATTCAG GCTCATGTGAGGGGACATCAAGTTCGGAAGCAGTATAAAAAGGTCATTTGGTCTGTTAGTATTGTGGAAAAGGCAATACTGCGCTGGAGGCGTAAACGAACTGGCTTGCGGGGATTCCGAGTGGAAAGAGCAATGGGGGATGTGGCACTAGAGACTGAGAAAACTGATGAGTATGAATTCTTGCGAATTAGCCGGAAACAGAAATTTGCTGGAGTTGAAAAAGCTCTAGCAAGAGTCAGGTCCATGGTTCGATATCAAGAAGCACGTGATCAGTATATGAGGCTAGCTACGAAGTTTGAGAAGCTAAAG ATGGGTGATGAAAGGGGCAGCCCAATGCTGCAAGGTGAAATTTCACAAAAGAGCGAAAGAGAGCAAGACTTGCCTgcattatcaaaaaaatag